The region TTCCAGAATCTTTAGCAATTGCGTTGCCAGATAATTTGGGTGTTTTTAAATATCAAGTGATGCAAAGTGGAAATAAAATAAAAACAATATCTAGTTTAGAGTTTAATGCATCTATAATTCCACCTCAATATTATTCTTTTCTAAAAGATTTTTACGGTAAAATAGTTGATAAAGAAAGTGAGAAAATAGTTTTAATAAAAAGCTAATTATAAAAAAACCTCAAATTAAAAATTTGAGGTTTTTATAAATTTATAACAGTCGTATTTTTTACCTCTTCAATGGCAAAAGTGCTTTGGGTACTGCCAATATATTTTATAGCCGTTAGCTTTGTAACCATAAATTGTCTGTATTCTTCCATGTTTTTTACATATATTTTTAATATATAATCGTAATCTCCACTCACATGAAAACATTCAGAAACTTCTTCTAATTTTAAAATTTCACGCTCAAAAACCGTTACATATTCTTTAGAATGTTGTACCAATTTTACATGGCAAAAAACTAAAAAAGATTTTTCAATTTTCTTTTTGTTAGCAATCACTACGTATTTTTCAATAATCTTATTGTTTTCTAACTTTTTTATGCGCTCATAAATGGCAGTTACAGATAAATTTAGCTGTAAAGATAGTTGCTTGGTAGTCTGCTTGCTATTGTTCTGTAAGAGATTAATGAGTTTTTTATCAATTTTATCTAATATCATACGCGAAAATTATCTGAAAAGTTGCTTTCAAAAACGAATTATTAGTTTTTAAAACTATATTTTTTATTAAATATAGAAAATAAATCTATATAAAATGATTTTGATTGATTAATATTCAAAATAGTTGTCAATTTGTGAAACTAAAACGCAATATATTATGAGTTTCAATCCAGCAGATAACATTCAAGATTTACAATACTTTGGGGAGTTTGGCGGCGTAAACCCATCGATATCAGATTCATCAACCTATACCTTTTTATCAGCAAAAACAATGTTTGATACTTTTGAAGGAAATGCAGATGGCTGTTATTTATATTCACGTCATTCAACTCCAAGTAATATGCATTTAGGAGAAGCTTTGGCGGCCATGGAGGGCACAGAAACCGCTAATGTTGCTGCTTCCGGAATGGGAGCAATAACACCAGTTTTACTTCAATTGTGCAATGCTGGTGACCATATCGTATCTAGCCGAACAATTTATGGAGGAACCTATGCATTTTTAAAGAATTTTATGCCAAAATTAGGCATCGAAACGAGTTTTGTAGACATCACAAAATTAGATATCGTGGAAGCTTTGATCACTAAAAACACAAAGATTTTATATTGTGAATCAGTAAGTAACCCGTTGTTAGAAGTTGCAGATATTAAAGGTTTATCCGCGTTAGCAAAAAAATATCATTTAAAATTAGTGGTCGATAATACCTTTTCTCCGTTATCGATTTCTCCTGCAAAATTAGGAGCAGATATTGTTTGTCATAGTTTAACAAAATTCATTAACGGCTCTTCAGATACTGTTGGTGGCGTTGTTTGTGGCTCCCAAGAATTTATAAACGATTTAAGAAGCGTAAACGATGGCGCATCGATGTTGTTGGGTGCTACGATGGATAGTTTAAGAGCCTCCTCTATTTTAAAAAATATGAGAACCTTGCATCTTAGAATGAAACAGCATAGTAAAAACGCTGCTTTTTTAGCAGATAAATTTGAAGCAGACGGATTAAAAACAGTGTATCCTGGTTTAGCTTCTCATCCTTCTCATCAACTTTTTAAAAGTATGATGAATGCAGAATACGGTTTTGGCGGAATGTTAACGATTGATGTGGGTTCTTTAGAAAAAGCCAATGAGTTAATGGAACTCATGCAGCGTAAAAATATAGGGAATTTAGCAGTGAGTTTGGGCTTTTATAAAACCTTATTTTCTGCGCCAGGAAGCTCTACGTCATCAGAAATACCTGCGGATGAGCAATTAGCAATGGGACTTTCAAATGGATTAATTCGTTTTTCTATTGGGTTAGATAATACGATTGAAAGAACGTATAAAATGATGCATGCTTGTATGCAAGAAGTTGGTGTTTTGTAAATCTACATCATTGCAAAAGTTTATCGTGAAATTGATTCCGTAAGAATAACTGCAGTAGTCTATTCTTTAATCGAAAAGAATTCCTCGATGCTGTGCGTCGGGGTTTCCGTTGAAATTGTCATTCCCGTGAAAACGGGAATCTAAATAATAGAATTTTGGTTTTTGACCTTTTTAGGTCAAAATGAAACGAGCGAAACACCTCTATGGGGCTGCCTAGAGGATAGTTCGTTTCAAGAAATTCTTTATTTCAGGTGATAATTTAGGAGTAAGATAAATCGATTAGTTCGAGTGTTTTTTAAGCAGGATTAAAATTCTAATGAGAATTGAGAAGTTTTCAAATTAAGAGGTTTTAGAAATCGTTTGTAAAAAAGCAAAATTTATCCAACAGCAGTTCTAAAAATAATTTAGGCCTTAGAATTCAAGTTTGCTTCAATAACTGACCCAATTTGATTTGCATAATGTTTTGTAAAATCGTAACATTACGGAAAAATATAGAATGCAAGACAATAAAAACCTATCAGAAATAGAAAATGAAAATCAGAAAATTATTGATAATAAAGAGTTAAATCTTTTAGAGTCTTTAATTCCGGTTGTTATTTTAATGTGTTTATTGGCTTATAACATCTTTTTAGTTGAAAGTCAAGAATGGTTGGGTGCTTATACCAATCAATATATTTTATTAATGGGTGGTGCTGTTGCAGCAATAGTTGGTGTTTTTAATAAAGTTGCTTTTAAAACAATGATTACCGAAGTTTGGGAAAATTGGAAAAGTGTTTTTGTACCTATTATGATTTTATTTTTAGTAGGTGCTTTAGCAGGTACTTGGTTAGTAAGTGGTATAATACCAGCAATGGTGTATTACGGATTACAAGTATTAAGTCCAGAAATATTTTTGCCTGCATCTGTAATTATAGCGGCAATTATTTCGATAGCAACTGGTAGTTCTTGGACAACCTCAGCAACCGTTGGTATTGCATTAATTGGTATTGGAAGTGCCTTAGGAATACCAACAGGAATGATTGCTGGAGCTGTAATTTC is a window of Polaribacter litorisediminis DNA encoding:
- a CDS encoding Lrp/AsnC family transcriptional regulator → MILDKIDKKLINLLQNNSKQTTKQLSLQLNLSVTAIYERIKKLENNKIIEKYVVIANKKKIEKSFLVFCHVKLVQHSKEYVTVFEREILKLEEVSECFHVSGDYDYILKIYVKNMEEYRQFMVTKLTAIKYIGSTQSTFAIEEVKNTTVINL
- a CDS encoding aminotransferase class I/II-fold pyridoxal phosphate-dependent enzyme produces the protein MSFNPADNIQDLQYFGEFGGVNPSISDSSTYTFLSAKTMFDTFEGNADGCYLYSRHSTPSNMHLGEALAAMEGTETANVAASGMGAITPVLLQLCNAGDHIVSSRTIYGGTYAFLKNFMPKLGIETSFVDITKLDIVEALITKNTKILYCESVSNPLLEVADIKGLSALAKKYHLKLVVDNTFSPLSISPAKLGADIVCHSLTKFINGSSDTVGGVVCGSQEFINDLRSVNDGASMLLGATMDSLRASSILKNMRTLHLRMKQHSKNAAFLADKFEADGLKTVYPGLASHPSHQLFKSMMNAEYGFGGMLTIDVGSLEKANELMELMQRKNIGNLAVSLGFYKTLFSAPGSSTSSEIPADEQLAMGLSNGLIRFSIGLDNTIERTYKMMHACMQEVGVL